Proteins co-encoded in one Cytophaga hutchinsonii ATCC 33406 genomic window:
- a CDS encoding chorismate-binding protein, with product MSFTPLHTTSEAFIEKALPWLEDRYFHIAYLNPNGYTAYPQGAFRHYLAFGSEAAIHVSDATRVFETWNEIKKGYTNEWIFVFASYDGKNSVEQLHTSKEAGIAFAAATFFIPEHVWEIQPDGILIHKGSGSSLVTEIQHAEPSTPVQQSDIFVKQVVSKESYFNAFDELQQIIAQGDAYEINYCIPFTAKGNISPAATYQRLNKKTPMPFSVYYKFNTEYILSASPERFIKKTGDTIISQPIKGTSKRGKSKAEDEMLKQQLGTSEKEQSENTMIVDLVRNDLSRTAVAGSVCVPELSGLYTFPNVHQLISTVQSTIDPACSSIDVIQQAFPMGSMTGAPKVNVMKFIDRIESMARGPFSGTVGYMDPHDNFDFNVLIRSIFYNSATQELFMEAGSAITSYAKAETEYEECLLKITPMIHILNNQQYY from the coding sequence ATGAGCTTCACTCCCTTACATACCACCAGTGAAGCATTTATTGAGAAAGCACTACCCTGGCTTGAAGACAGGTATTTTCACATCGCCTATTTAAATCCAAATGGGTATACAGCCTATCCGCAAGGCGCATTCAGGCATTATCTTGCCTTTGGCTCCGAAGCAGCTATTCACGTTAGTGATGCAACACGTGTTTTTGAAACCTGGAATGAAATAAAAAAAGGCTATACGAATGAATGGATATTTGTTTTTGCTTCCTACGATGGCAAGAACAGTGTTGAGCAATTGCATACGTCTAAAGAAGCAGGTATTGCTTTTGCAGCGGCTACTTTTTTTATTCCAGAGCATGTTTGGGAAATTCAGCCGGATGGCATTCTTATACATAAAGGTTCGGGGAGCTCTCTGGTTACGGAGATACAGCATGCGGAACCATCAACACCGGTACAACAATCTGATATTTTTGTAAAACAAGTTGTTTCTAAAGAGTCGTATTTTAATGCATTTGATGAGCTGCAGCAAATCATTGCACAGGGCGATGCGTATGAGATAAACTATTGCATTCCTTTCACAGCCAAAGGCAACATATCCCCGGCAGCAACATACCAGCGTCTAAATAAAAAAACACCTATGCCCTTTTCCGTATATTATAAATTCAATACGGAATATATTCTATCGGCTTCACCGGAACGGTTTATTAAAAAGACTGGAGATACCATCATTTCACAACCCATTAAAGGCACAAGTAAACGCGGAAAGAGCAAGGCCGAAGATGAAATGTTAAAGCAGCAGCTGGGCACATCCGAAAAAGAACAATCTGAAAATACCATGATCGTTGATCTAGTACGCAATGATTTGTCGCGTACGGCAGTTGCCGGCAGCGTGTGCGTACCTGAACTGAGCGGCTTATATACCTTTCCTAATGTACACCAGCTGATATCTACCGTACAATCAACCATCGATCCTGCATGCAGCTCTATAGATGTTATTCAGCAGGCTTTCCCCATGGGCAGCATGACCGGTGCGCCAAAGGTGAATGTGATGAAATTTATTGACCGGATTGAATCCATGGCACGCGGGCCATTTTCAGGCACCGTTGGTTATATGGATCCGCATGACAACTTTGATTTTAATGTTCTGATCCGAAGTATTTTTTATAATAGTGCTACGCAGGAACTATTTATGGAAGCCGGAAGTGCCATTACTTCCTATGCAAAAGCAGAAACAGAATACGAAGAATGTTTATTAAAAATAACCCCCATGATCCATATTTTAAATAATCAACAATACTATTAA
- a CDS encoding Nif3-like dinuclear metal center hexameric protein, with protein sequence MHRINDLISYLEQIAPLAYQEDYDNCGLLVGDRQQTCTGVVVCLDVIEEVVNEAISKGYNLIVAHHPFIFKGVKKITGSNYVERIIIKAIQHNIAIYAIHTNLDNIEGGVSGMLAQKLGLIHTEILSPKKGLLSKLVTFVPTTHTEQLLQGIFSTGAGSIGNYSECSYTVTGTGSFKPNEKANPTIGTANQAEQVEENRIEIIYPNHLERQVIRALHAHHPYEVPAYDLIALQNRNTEVGSGFVGELEKSMTKEDFLAFITARLSLTCIRYTTAFQGEIKKVALCGGSGSFLLKNAIASKADVLITADFKYHDFFDAEDRILVCDIGHYESEIHTKELLMNVLTKKFANIAVVLSSIHTNPIGYYKL encoded by the coding sequence ATGCACCGTATCAACGATCTTATTTCATATTTAGAACAAATTGCGCCATTGGCTTATCAGGAAGACTACGACAATTGCGGTCTCTTAGTGGGCGACAGACAGCAAACCTGCACAGGTGTTGTTGTCTGTCTGGATGTTATAGAAGAAGTTGTAAATGAAGCCATCAGCAAGGGATATAATCTGATTGTAGCGCACCACCCTTTCATCTTTAAAGGAGTAAAAAAAATTACCGGTTCCAATTATGTTGAACGCATCATCATCAAAGCCATTCAGCACAACATAGCCATTTATGCCATTCATACCAATCTCGATAATATTGAGGGAGGTGTAAGCGGCATGCTGGCACAAAAGCTTGGGTTAATTCACACGGAGATTCTTTCACCTAAAAAAGGGCTGCTTTCAAAGCTGGTAACCTTTGTACCAACTACGCACACAGAACAATTGCTTCAGGGCATTTTCAGTACAGGTGCCGGCAGCATCGGTAACTACAGCGAATGCAGCTATACCGTAACAGGTACGGGGTCTTTCAAGCCAAACGAAAAAGCTAACCCAACGATTGGCACTGCCAACCAGGCTGAGCAGGTAGAAGAAAACAGAATCGAAATCATTTACCCCAATCACCTGGAAAGACAAGTGATACGGGCGCTGCATGCACATCACCCATATGAAGTGCCGGCGTATGATCTGATCGCCCTGCAGAACAGGAATACCGAAGTCGGGAGCGGATTTGTCGGGGAATTAGAAAAAAGCATGACAAAAGAAGATTTTTTAGCTTTTATAACCGCTCGATTATCCTTAACTTGTATCCGGTACACAACTGCTTTTCAAGGTGAAATAAAAAAAGTTGCTTTGTGCGGCGGTTCAGGAAGTTTTTTACTAAAAAATGCAATTGCCTCAAAAGCAGATGTTTTAATAACAGCAGACTTCAAATATCACGACTTTTTTGATGCAGAGGACCGCATTTTAGTCTGTGACATTGGACATTATGAAAGCGAAATTCATACAAAAGAACTTTTAATGAATGTTTTGACAAAAAAATTCGCTAATATTGCAGTCGTTTTATCGAGTATTCATACAAACCCAATCGGTTACTATAAACTGTAA
- a CDS encoding putative porin, producing MLQRSYTKSVVLFLLFLLIAIGNTIHAQILDDSTQQLYGYHSIRYGTEEDVFFNKGLTREVDSSLASIQRYGYIYRNGQYSQDLGNWATPLKYVTAYMPSQLGVQTGFDVYSPYEYNANNIKYFDTKSPYAEIKYYQGSRGQQSIDLSVTRNINANWNAGIDLRRIVSKRIIGFVQRNDKQAENYAFDFFVSHHSKNKKYFMLASFNYLEAHNFENGGIRPDSVYDADSQTERPKRKDELFDNQLSQVWLNKQAFPYRMVRSLDKRYNYRVYQHYDLLKDDKLQVFYRFDYSRKTNRYDDNLLRTNEDFYNTFSAYDSRGKYDTSEIADRTDFNLFDNRAGVKGSSNKFFYAAYLKNRYVTMSQGGSYGEAVKLNTYTTEWYVAGQLRRYFDTLNRSYVEAVAEQGLNSVTNKSTNKNNFMGAINAFYKDFKIEVSTWAVSPTMLQRAYRSNLVSWDSSLNLQHCNRFFAGYTFRKKKIDIIPSLTYNLYENYIYFNDAGTVSQTTDKTQTQFQPKLGLRFNLWKIHIYNEFQYNVVNTESKLQMPPIVNATQLFVEAWLFKRATLLQVGFDVLYRGAYQANGYNPLIQQYYVTTPTGGDRALDYNYMNQYFVVDFFVNMQIRTARLFIKMSNLTTGKGNGYYSTPTYTAIPRTIDFGISWRFFD from the coding sequence ATGTTACAAAGATCTTATACAAAATCAGTAGTCCTTTTCCTGCTTTTTTTATTGATAGCAATTGGAAATACGATTCATGCACAAATATTAGATGATAGTACCCAACAGCTTTATGGCTATCACAGTATTCGTTACGGTACGGAAGAAGATGTTTTTTTTAACAAAGGATTAACCAGAGAAGTAGATAGCAGCCTGGCCAGTATTCAGCGCTACGGTTATATATACCGGAACGGACAATACAGCCAGGATCTCGGGAACTGGGCTACTCCCTTAAAATATGTTACAGCCTACATGCCCTCACAGTTAGGAGTCCAGACAGGCTTTGATGTATACAGCCCCTATGAATACAATGCTAATAACATAAAATATTTTGATACAAAATCTCCGTATGCTGAAATCAAATATTACCAGGGAAGCAGAGGGCAGCAAAGTATTGATCTTTCCGTTACACGGAATATCAATGCCAACTGGAATGCCGGCATAGACCTGCGCAGGATTGTATCCAAACGCATCATTGGTTTTGTGCAGCGGAATGATAAGCAGGCAGAAAATTATGCCTTTGATTTTTTTGTTTCACATCATTCAAAAAACAAAAAGTATTTTATGCTGGCTTCGTTTAATTATTTAGAAGCGCACAATTTTGAAAACGGAGGCATCCGTCCGGATTCTGTATATGATGCAGATTCACAAACAGAACGTCCAAAAAGAAAGGATGAATTGTTTGATAATCAGTTATCGCAGGTTTGGTTAAATAAGCAGGCTTTTCCATATAGAATGGTCCGGTCATTGGATAAACGCTATAACTATCGCGTGTATCAGCATTATGATCTGTTGAAAGATGATAAGCTGCAGGTGTTTTACCGCTTTGATTATTCCAGAAAAACCAACAGATACGATGATAATTTATTACGTACCAACGAAGATTTTTATAATACTTTTTCTGCGTATGATTCAAGAGGAAAGTACGATACGAGTGAAATAGCGGACCGGACAGATTTTAATTTGTTTGATAATCGTGCGGGTGTGAAAGGAAGTTCAAATAAGTTTTTTTACGCGGCTTATCTGAAAAACAGGTATGTAACCATGAGTCAGGGAGGCAGCTACGGTGAAGCTGTAAAGCTTAATACGTATACCACAGAATGGTACGTGGCTGGCCAGCTGAGAAGATACTTTGATACATTAAACCGGTCGTATGTAGAGGCTGTGGCAGAACAGGGCTTAAATTCTGTAACCAATAAAAGTACGAATAAAAATAACTTCATGGGAGCGATAAACGCTTTCTACAAAGATTTTAAAATAGAAGTGTCTACCTGGGCTGTATCCCCAACAATGCTACAACGTGCATACAGAAGTAATTTGGTTTCATGGGACAGTTCATTAAATCTTCAGCATTGTAACCGTTTTTTTGCCGGATACACCTTCAGAAAAAAGAAAATAGATATCATACCTTCCTTAACTTATAACCTGTATGAAAATTACATCTATTTTAATGATGCAGGTACGGTAAGTCAAACGACTGATAAAACTCAGACGCAGTTTCAGCCCAAGCTTGGCCTGCGGTTTAACCTGTGGAAAATTCACATTTATAACGAATTTCAATACAACGTAGTGAATACGGAAAGCAAACTTCAGATGCCGCCGATCGTTAATGCCACGCAATTATTTGTTGAAGCCTGGTTGTTTAAGCGCGCTACTTTGCTGCAGGTAGGATTTGATGTACTGTATCGCGGTGCCTATCAGGCAAACGGGTACAATCCATTGATCCAGCAGTATTATGTAACAACACCCACAGGTGGCGACAGAGCGCTGGATTATAATTACATGAATCAGTATTTTGTCGTTGACTTTTTTGTAAACATGCAGATCCGTACTGCACGTTTGTTTATAAAAATGTCGAACCTGACAACCGGCAAAGGGAACGGATATTATTCAACACCAACC
- a CDS encoding zinc ribbon domain-containing protein, which produces MEQSTIAQKLDALVKLQSIDSKLDEIIKVRGDLPEEVRDLEDELAGYETRLTKHEGEINTLEESIKNFKNGIKESEKLIKKYEEQQKNVRNNREFDAISKEVELQQLEIQVSEKRIKEALQQIEFKKEEIKKTDYNLSERKKDLENKKQELEVIVSESQDEEVKLNKEREKASKQIEERLLNSYTKLVNNYRNGLAVVSVKRGACGGCFNTVPPQRQGEIRERKKIIVCEHCGRILANVEFVMEPIKK; this is translated from the coding sequence ATGGAACAATCTACAATCGCTCAAAAATTAGATGCTTTAGTCAAGCTTCAATCAATCGACTCAAAATTAGATGAAATCATCAAAGTAAGAGGAGACCTTCCTGAAGAAGTAAGAGACCTGGAAGATGAATTAGCTGGCTATGAGACCCGTTTAACCAAGCATGAAGGTGAAATTAATACGTTAGAAGAAAGTATTAAAAACTTCAAAAACGGAATTAAAGAATCCGAAAAACTTATAAAGAAATACGAAGAGCAGCAAAAAAACGTGCGTAACAACCGTGAGTTTGATGCAATCAGTAAAGAAGTAGAGTTACAGCAGTTAGAGATTCAGGTTTCTGAAAAAAGAATTAAAGAAGCATTGCAGCAGATTGAATTCAAAAAAGAAGAAATCAAAAAAACGGATTACAACTTAAGCGAACGTAAAAAAGACCTTGAGAACAAGAAACAGGAATTAGAAGTAATCGTTTCTGAAAGTCAGGATGAAGAAGTTAAATTGAACAAAGAACGCGAAAAAGCTTCAAAGCAAATTGAAGAGCGTTTATTGAACTCATATACAAAATTAGTTAACAATTACCGTAACGGACTTGCTGTAGTATCCGTAAAACGTGGCGCTTGCGGCGGTTGCTTCAACACTGTTCCACCACAACGTCAAGGTGAAATCCGTGAAAGAAAGAAGATCATTGTATGTGAACACTGCGGTCGTATTTTAGCGAACGTTGAATTTGTAATGGAACCGATCAAAAAATAA
- the lpxK gene encoding tetraacyldisaccharide 4'-kinase: MLLNLHKQDKDKVIFLKILLLPFSLLYGGITAIRNYAYDKGWYKSYTLPVAVVCVGNIKAGGTGKTPFTQLLLQQFAGKYKTAVLSRGYGRKTKGFVLATAASTSAEIGDEPLQLYTHAQGVYAVAVCEDRVAGVEKLLQLIPDLKLVILDDGFQHRRINRDVNILLTEYQAPFYADWVLPAGRLREFRNGATRADAVVVTKTPAHAALLKTDNILRHTAKAIPVLYTTIEYGATRNEDGNYTWQPNEKAVLVTGIANPQPLVQYLNSRHIDIIKQFEFKDHYSYTLRDIQQMLDYQNANDGVKIVMTEKDWVKVVPLLRELNLSKGWYYVPIQIGIYSDQQQLLNTVETKIIDRLNRLTQHT; encoded by the coding sequence TTGCTTCTTAATTTACATAAGCAGGATAAAGATAAGGTGATTTTTCTAAAGATTTTATTGTTACCGTTTTCATTGCTGTATGGAGGAATAACAGCCATCAGAAATTATGCCTATGACAAAGGCTGGTATAAAAGCTATACGCTGCCGGTTGCTGTTGTTTGTGTAGGTAATATAAAAGCAGGCGGCACCGGTAAAACGCCTTTTACACAACTTCTGCTGCAGCAGTTTGCCGGCAAATACAAAACAGCTGTATTAAGCCGCGGCTATGGTCGAAAGACTAAGGGTTTTGTGTTGGCCACAGCAGCGTCTACCTCAGCAGAAATCGGTGATGAGCCGCTTCAGCTCTATACGCATGCTCAGGGAGTATATGCAGTGGCGGTATGTGAAGACCGGGTAGCCGGCGTTGAAAAACTGCTGCAGTTGATACCTGATTTAAAACTCGTTATTCTGGATGATGGGTTTCAGCACCGCCGGATCAACAGAGATGTAAATATTTTATTGACCGAATATCAGGCGCCGTTTTATGCGGATTGGGTTTTGCCTGCCGGTCGTTTAAGAGAGTTCCGGAATGGGGCAACGCGCGCAGATGCTGTTGTTGTTACCAAAACACCTGCACATGCAGCTTTATTAAAGACAGATAACATACTCCGGCATACAGCCAAAGCTATACCTGTTTTGTATACAACCATTGAATACGGCGCTACCCGGAATGAAGACGGAAATTATACCTGGCAGCCAAATGAAAAAGCTGTGCTGGTAACAGGTATTGCAAACCCGCAGCCACTGGTACAGTATTTGAATAGCAGGCATATTGACATCATAAAACAGTTCGAATTTAAAGACCATTACAGCTATACGTTACGGGATATTCAACAAATGCTTGATTATCAAAATGCAAATGATGGAGTTAAAATAGTAATGACCGAAAAAGATTGGGTGAAAGTTGTACCTTTGCTTCGGGAGTTAAACCTTTCGAAAGGCTGGTACTATGTTCCCATTCAGATCGGCATATATTCAGATCAGCAGCAACTGTTAAACACAGTTGAAACTAAAATCATAGATAGACTTAACCGTCTCACGCAGCACACATAA
- a CDS encoding tetratricopeptide repeat protein, with product MLCFIFCIPSHATYYFTTELEAAYKEIVQLKFTEATKRITAEQQRDPHNGLPVYLRSLAETTQLLFSEDEQQYQILKSSESAYLKLLNANNLTTSPYHNFCLAEVKLQWAFVKMKFNDEVNGALNTKQALGLLNENLKTHPAFVPTKKSLGLLNVIIGSVPNSHAWIASSLGFKGNIEAGMNMLQEVIDSKNIYLQEALLFKIIAEQYILNRDSKMESIKLLYAKNPNNILYGYLYAAILCKHSKSEEALTVIERLPENAYESLAVIDYLHGDVLLQHGNYVESRIYFNRFLSEFKGKNLTKDATYKLFLSYWLMNADADANTYWQKITSVGQTTYESDKYAHKIAQANELPNKQLAKIRLYTDGGLYEKGLEVFNETNLSDLLTKKDKIEYYYRAARLFQKSGKTKECMEYYVKVITLSTDTKNNYYFAPNSALQLGYIYVQLKNTPQAKYYFNLAIAYKNHEYENSIEQKAKIALHEIK from the coding sequence TTGTTATGCTTCATTTTCTGCATTCCCTCCCACGCTACCTATTACTTTACAACCGAATTAGAAGCAGCGTACAAAGAAATTGTTCAGCTTAAATTTACTGAAGCAACCAAACGTATTACCGCAGAACAACAGCGCGATCCGCACAATGGTTTACCCGTATATTTACGATCACTGGCAGAAACTACACAGTTGCTTTTTTCTGAAGATGAACAGCAATACCAGATTTTAAAATCTTCTGAATCTGCCTACTTAAAACTACTCAACGCAAACAACCTTACAACCTCTCCGTATCATAACTTCTGCCTGGCAGAAGTTAAACTTCAATGGGCTTTTGTAAAAATGAAATTTAACGACGAAGTGAATGGCGCGTTAAATACAAAACAGGCATTGGGATTGTTAAATGAAAATCTTAAAACCCACCCTGCTTTTGTACCTACAAAAAAATCACTGGGCTTATTAAATGTTATTATCGGTTCAGTACCCAATTCTCATGCCTGGATCGCTTCATCCCTTGGTTTTAAAGGGAATATAGAAGCAGGAATGAATATGCTTCAAGAAGTGATCGACAGCAAAAATATTTATTTACAGGAAGCACTCTTATTTAAAATTATTGCCGAGCAATATATTTTAAACAGAGATTCTAAAATGGAATCTATTAAACTGTTGTATGCTAAAAACCCTAACAACATTTTATATGGGTATCTGTATGCCGCTATTTTATGCAAGCATTCCAAATCAGAAGAAGCACTGACGGTTATAGAGCGGCTGCCCGAAAATGCGTATGAAAGCCTTGCCGTTATTGATTATTTACATGGGGATGTGTTGCTGCAGCATGGAAACTATGTTGAATCACGTATATACTTTAACCGATTCCTCTCTGAGTTTAAAGGTAAAAATCTGACCAAAGACGCTACGTATAAATTATTTTTATCGTACTGGCTGATGAATGCGGATGCAGATGCAAATACCTATTGGCAAAAGATCACAAGCGTTGGACAAACAACCTATGAGTCGGATAAGTATGCGCACAAGATTGCACAGGCCAATGAACTTCCGAATAAACAACTGGCAAAAATTCGTTTGTATACAGACGGCGGACTATATGAAAAAGGTCTTGAAGTATTTAATGAAACAAACCTGAGCGACCTGCTTACTAAAAAGGACAAAATCGAATATTACTACCGAGCAGCGCGCCTGTTTCAAAAGTCAGGCAAAACAAAAGAATGCATGGAGTATTATGTAAAAGTAATTACGCTGTCTACCGATACTAAAAACAATTATTATTTTGCACCAAACTCAGCCTTGCAACTGGGCTATATCTATGTTCAGCTAAAGAATACGCCTCAGGCTAAATACTATTTTAATCTTGCGATTGCGTATAAAAATCACGAATATGAAAATAGTATTGAACAAAAAGCAAAAATTGCCCTGCACGAAATAAAATGA